Proteins encoded together in one Mycobacterium noviomagense window:
- a CDS encoding class I SAM-dependent methyltransferase, producing the protein MNAIKNPAGVDSPPPADAALVLTGERTVPGLKEENYWFRRHEVVYQRLAQGCAGLEVLEAGCGEGYGADLIARAARRVIAVDYDHAAVAHVRARYTGVEAVHANLTELPLADGSVDAVVSFQVIEHLWDQPQFLRECARVLRPAGALMVSTPNRITFSPGRDTPINPFHTRELNAGELTQLLVDNGFSGVTMSGVFHGPRLQEMDARHGGSIIDAQIARAVADAPWPAELLADVAAVTTADFEIVEAGDRDIDDSLDLVAIAVRA; encoded by the coding sequence ATGAACGCCATCAAGAATCCCGCCGGCGTCGACTCGCCGCCCCCGGCCGACGCCGCGTTGGTGCTGACCGGCGAGCGCACCGTGCCCGGCCTCAAGGAGGAGAACTACTGGTTCCGCCGCCACGAGGTTGTCTACCAGCGGCTGGCGCAGGGGTGCGCGGGCCTCGAGGTGCTTGAGGCGGGCTGCGGCGAAGGCTACGGCGCCGACCTGATTGCCCGCGCGGCGCGCCGCGTCATCGCAGTCGACTACGACCACGCCGCGGTAGCGCACGTCCGCGCCCGCTACACCGGGGTGGAGGCGGTGCATGCCAACCTGACCGAGCTGCCACTGGCCGACGGTTCGGTGGACGCGGTGGTCAGCTTTCAGGTCATCGAGCATCTGTGGGATCAGCCACAGTTTCTGCGCGAGTGCGCCCGAGTCCTGCGTCCTGCGGGGGCGCTGATGGTGTCCACACCGAATCGGATCACGTTCTCGCCGGGCCGCGACACCCCGATCAACCCGTTTCACACCCGCGAGCTCAACGCCGGCGAGCTTACGCAATTGCTCGTTGACAACGGATTTTCCGGGGTGACGATGAGCGGCGTCTTCCACGGGCCGCGCCTGCAGGAAATGGATGCTCGGCACGGCGGGTCGATCATCGACGCGCAGATCGCGCGTGCGGTGGCCGACGCGCCATGGCCTGCTGAGCTGCTGGCCGACGTCGCCGCGGTCACCACGGCTGACTTCGAGATCGTCGAGGCGGGCGACCGGGATATCGACGACAGCCTCGACTTGGTCGCGATTGCGGTGCGCGCGTGA
- a CDS encoding electron transfer flavoprotein subunit beta/FixA family protein, giving the protein MTNIVVLIKQVPDTWSERKLRDDDYTLDRESADAVLDEINERAVEEALLIREKEAADGVEGSVTVLTAGPERATEAIRKALSMGADKAVHLLDDGMRGSDVIQTGWALARALGTIEGTELVIAGNESTDGAGGAVPAIIAEYLGLPQLTHLRKVTVEGGKIIGERETDDGVFTLEASLPAVISVNEKINEPRFPSFKGIMAAKKKEVTTLTLAEIGVEPDEVGLANAGSKVLASNPKPPKTAGEKVTDEGDGGTKIAEYLVGQKLI; this is encoded by the coding sequence ATGACGAACATCGTGGTCCTGATCAAGCAGGTCCCAGACACTTGGTCGGAACGCAAGCTCCGCGACGACGATTACACCTTGGACCGCGAGTCGGCCGACGCCGTGCTGGACGAAATCAACGAGCGTGCTGTCGAAGAGGCGCTGTTGATCCGCGAAAAGGAAGCCGCCGACGGCGTCGAAGGCTCGGTGACGGTCCTGACCGCCGGCCCGGAGCGGGCCACCGAGGCCATTCGCAAGGCCCTGTCGATGGGCGCCGACAAGGCCGTGCACTTGCTCGACGACGGCATGCGCGGCTCGGATGTCATCCAGACCGGGTGGGCGCTGGCTCGCGCGCTGGGCACCATCGAAGGCACCGAACTGGTCATCGCCGGTAACGAGTCGACCGATGGCGCGGGGGGCGCGGTGCCGGCGATCATCGCCGAGTACCTCGGCCTGCCGCAGCTGACCCACTTGCGGAAAGTGACGGTCGAGGGCGGCAAGATCATCGGCGAGCGCGAGACCGACGACGGCGTGTTCACCCTCGAGGCGTCACTGCCCGCGGTCATCAGCGTGAATGAGAAGATCAACGAGCCCCGGTTCCCGTCCTTCAAGGGCATCATGGCCGCCAAGAAGAAAGAAGTCACCACGCTGACGCTGGCCGAGATCGGGGTTGAGCCCGACGAAGTTGGCCTGGCCAACGCCGGTTCGAAGGTGCTGGCCTCGAACCCCAAGCCGCCCAAGACCGCCGGTGAGAAGGTCACCGACGAAGGCGACGGCGGCACCAAGATCGCCGAGTACCTGGTCGGCCAAAAACTCATCTGA
- a CDS encoding electron transfer flavoprotein subunit alpha/FixB family protein produces the protein MAEVLVLVEHAEGALKKVTAELLTAARRLGEPAAVVVGTPGTAEPLIDGLKAAGAEKIYVAESDVVDQYLITPQVDVLANLAESSSPAAVILAASADGKEIAGRLAARIGSGLLVDLVDVQSGGKFVHSIFGGAFTVEAEATGDTPVITVRAGAIDAEPAEGAGEQVTVEVPEPAENAAKVTARQPAVAGDRPELTEASIVVSGGRGVGSAENFRVVEELADSLGAAVGASRAAVDSGYYPGQFQVGQTGKTVSPQLYIALGISGAIQHRAGMQTSKTIVAVNKDEEAPIFEIADYGVVGDLFKVAPQLTEAIKARKG, from the coding sequence ATGGCTGAAGTACTGGTGCTCGTCGAGCACGCTGAAGGCGCGCTGAAGAAAGTCACCGCCGAACTGTTGACCGCCGCCCGCCGGCTGGGCGAACCCGCCGCCGTAGTGGTCGGCACACCCGGCACGGCCGAGCCGCTGATCGACGGGCTCAAGGCTGCCGGTGCCGAGAAGATCTACGTCGCAGAGTCCGACGTCGTCGACCAGTACCTGATCACTCCCCAGGTCGACGTGCTGGCCAATCTCGCCGAATCGTCCTCACCGGCGGCAGTGATTCTGGCCGCCAGCGCCGACGGCAAAGAGATCGCGGGCCGGTTGGCCGCGCGGATCGGCTCGGGACTGCTGGTCGACCTCGTCGATGTCCAGTCCGGCGGCAAGTTCGTGCACTCCATCTTCGGTGGCGCGTTCACCGTCGAGGCCGAAGCCACCGGCGACACCCCGGTGATCACCGTGCGAGCCGGTGCTATCGACGCTGAACCGGCCGAAGGTGCGGGTGAACAGGTCACCGTCGAGGTGCCCGAGCCCGCGGAAAATGCCGCCAAAGTCACCGCCCGCCAACCCGCTGTCGCCGGCGACCGCCCGGAGCTCACCGAGGCGAGCATCGTGGTGTCCGGTGGACGTGGGGTCGGCAGCGCGGAGAACTTCCGCGTGGTCGAAGAGCTGGCCGACTCGCTGGGTGCTGCCGTCGGCGCCTCGCGCGCGGCCGTCGACTCCGGCTACTACCCGGGCCAGTTCCAGGTGGGCCAGACCGGAAAGACGGTGTCGCCGCAGCTCTACATCGCGTTGGGGATCTCCGGGGCGATCCAGCACCGCGCCGGCATGCAGACCTCCAAGACCATCGTCGCGGTCAACAAGGACGAAGAAGCCCCGATCTTCGAGATCGCGGACTACGGCGTCGTCGGCGACCTGTTCAAGGTGGCCCCGCAACTCACCGAAGCGATCAAGGCCCGCAAGGGCTGA
- a CDS encoding cysteine desulfurase family protein translates to MVYLDHAATTPMYPAAIEAMTAVLGTVGNASSLHTTGRAARRRMEESRELIADKLGARPSEVIFTAGGTESDNLAVKGIYWARRDAAPRHRRIVATAVEHHAVLDAVTWLAEHEGAEVTWLPTNSDGSVSPAALRDALDGYDDVALVSVMWANNEVGTVMPIAELAAIAAEFDVPMHSDAIQAVGQLPVDFAASGLSAMSVAAHKFGGPPGVGALLLRRDVSCVPLTHGGGQERDIRSGTPDVAGAVAMAAAAQIAVDGLEANSARLRSLRDRLIDGVLASVPDAHLNGAREPRLPGNTHFTFDGCEGDALLMLLDANGIECSTGSACTAGVAQPSHVLLAMGADAVSARSSLRLSLGHTSVEADVDAALQVLPGAVARARQAALAAAGVSR, encoded by the coding sequence ATGGTGTACCTAGATCACGCCGCCACCACCCCGATGTATCCCGCAGCCATCGAGGCGATGACGGCTGTCCTGGGCACCGTCGGTAACGCTTCGTCGCTGCACACCACCGGCCGCGCGGCGCGCCGCCGGATGGAGGAGTCGCGCGAGTTGATCGCCGACAAGCTGGGCGCGCGTCCCTCGGAGGTGATCTTCACCGCGGGCGGCACCGAAAGCGACAACCTTGCCGTCAAGGGCATTTACTGGGCGCGCCGCGACGCTGCGCCGCGCCATCGCCGCATCGTCGCCACCGCGGTGGAGCATCACGCAGTGCTCGACGCGGTGACCTGGCTGGCCGAACACGAAGGCGCCGAAGTGACGTGGCTGCCCACCAACTCGGATGGGTCGGTGTCGCCGGCCGCGCTGCGCGACGCACTCGACGGGTACGACGACGTGGCGCTGGTGTCGGTGATGTGGGCCAACAACGAGGTCGGCACCGTCATGCCGATCGCCGAACTAGCAGCCATCGCAGCCGAATTCGACGTGCCGATGCACAGTGACGCGATCCAGGCGGTGGGCCAGCTGCCGGTCGACTTCGCCGCCAGCGGTCTGTCGGCAATGAGTGTGGCGGCACACAAGTTCGGTGGTCCGCCTGGTGTCGGCGCGTTGCTGTTGCGCCGCGACGTCAGCTGCGTGCCGCTGACGCACGGTGGCGGCCAAGAGCGCGACATCCGTTCTGGCACACCGGACGTCGCGGGCGCCGTTGCGATGGCGGCGGCGGCGCAGATCGCGGTCGACGGGCTGGAGGCCAACAGCGCGCGGCTTCGCTCTCTGAGGGACCGGCTGATCGACGGTGTCCTCGCGTCGGTTCCCGACGCCCACCTCAACGGTGCACGAGAGCCGCGGTTGCCGGGCAACACACACTTCACATTTGACGGTTGCGAGGGCGACGCGCTGCTGATGTTGTTGGACGCCAACGGAATCGAATGCTCGACCGGCTCCGCGTGTACCGCAGGAGTCGCACAGCCGTCGCACGTGCTGCTGGCGATGGGTGCCGATGCTGTCAGTGCCCGCAGCTCGCTGCGACTGTCGCTGGGGCACACCAGCGTCGAAGCCGACGTCGACGCGGCGCTGCAGGTGCTGCCCGGTGCGGTGGCGCGCGCTCGGCAGGCCGCGCTGGCCGCCGCGGGGGTGTCGCGATGA
- the mnmA gene encoding tRNA 2-thiouridine(34) synthase MnmA: MKVLAAMSGGVDSSVAAARMVDAGHDVVGVHLALSSAPGTLRTGSRGCCSKEDAGDARRVADVLGIPFYVWDFAEKFAEDVIDDFVSSYARGETPNPCVRCNQRIKFSALSARALALGFDAVATGHYARLSQGRLRRAVDRDKDQSYVLAVLTADQLRHAAFPVGDTPKPQIRAEAARRGLGVAEKPDSHDICFIPSGDTRAFLGERIGVRRGSVVDARGTVLAEHEGVHGFTIGQRKGLGIAGPGPDGRPRYVTAIDAATATVRVGEAADLDVWTLTGREPVFTSGTVPREPVECAVQVRAHGETVSATAELKGDTLVVALHDPLRGVACGQMLVLYRPDPEGDEVIGSATIAGTS, encoded by the coding sequence ATGAAAGTTCTCGCCGCGATGAGCGGCGGCGTCGACTCGTCGGTGGCCGCTGCCCGGATGGTGGATGCGGGCCACGACGTGGTCGGTGTGCATCTCGCGCTGTCGAGCGCACCCGGAACGCTGCGCACCGGCTCGCGAGGGTGCTGTTCCAAGGAGGACGCCGGCGATGCCCGGCGAGTCGCCGACGTGCTGGGAATCCCGTTCTACGTATGGGATTTCGCGGAGAAGTTCGCCGAAGACGTGATCGACGACTTCGTGTCGTCCTATGCCCGCGGAGAAACCCCGAACCCCTGCGTGCGCTGCAATCAGCGGATCAAGTTCTCGGCGCTTTCGGCGCGGGCGTTGGCGTTGGGTTTCGATGCCGTGGCCACCGGCCACTACGCCCGGCTCTCCCAGGGGCGGCTGCGCCGGGCGGTCGACCGGGACAAGGACCAGTCCTACGTGTTGGCCGTGCTCACCGCCGACCAGCTGCGCCACGCGGCGTTCCCCGTCGGCGACACGCCGAAGCCACAGATTCGAGCGGAGGCCGCCCGCCGCGGCCTGGGGGTCGCGGAAAAGCCCGACAGCCATGACATCTGCTTCATTCCGTCGGGCGACACCCGGGCTTTTCTCGGCGAGCGTATCGGGGTCCGGCGCGGCAGCGTCGTCGACGCGCGCGGTACGGTGCTGGCCGAACACGAGGGTGTGCACGGGTTCACGATCGGGCAGCGCAAAGGTCTGGGCATCGCCGGCCCCGGCCCGGACGGTCGACCTCGCTACGTGACCGCGATCGACGCGGCGACCGCAACCGTGCGGGTGGGTGAGGCCGCCGACCTGGACGTGTGGACGCTGACCGGGCGCGAACCGGTGTTCACCAGCGGAACAGTGCCGCGCGAACCCGTCGAGTGTGCGGTTCAGGTCCGTGCCCACGGCGAAACTGTCTCCGCCACAGCGGAATTGAAGGGTGACACGCTCGTGGTTGCGCTGCACGATCCGTTGCGGGGCGTCGCCTGCGGGCAGATGCTGGTGCTGTATCGCCCGGACCCCGAGGGCGACGAGGTGATCGGCAGCGCCACCATCGCCGGCACCTCGTAG
- a CDS encoding sensor domain-containing protein: MSRPLLVWCCVALLAAACTRVVGGTAVPAFGHLGALSGIDVDEVLLDQSRMRAITGTGDDLTIIPTMDASQPVDLDSLAQSAPPQCRFFYADTATFGTDIEQFHKTTFQYPPKGALISEGAAGYRDVDTARRSFHTLVTTVEHCADTSAGWLLVGDWNAEDDSLHTRPGACGRDYRVKSVVLVEVTFCGFPESVPGIVMTNITAKVPS, encoded by the coding sequence ATGTCGCGACCGCTGCTGGTGTGGTGTTGCGTGGCGCTGTTGGCCGCAGCCTGCACCCGTGTGGTAGGCGGCACAGCGGTACCGGCGTTCGGACACCTTGGCGCCCTCTCGGGCATCGACGTCGACGAAGTGCTGCTGGATCAGTCGCGGATGCGCGCGATCACCGGCACCGGGGACGACCTCACCATCATCCCGACCATGGACGCCAGCCAACCGGTGGATTTGGACTCGCTGGCTCAATCAGCTCCGCCGCAATGCCGCTTCTTCTACGCCGACACCGCGACGTTCGGCACAGATATCGAGCAGTTTCACAAGACGACGTTCCAGTACCCGCCGAAAGGCGCGCTGATCTCCGAAGGCGCGGCCGGATATCGCGACGTCGACACCGCACGCCGCAGCTTCCACACCCTGGTCACCACTGTGGAGCACTGCGCGGACACTTCGGCGGGGTGGCTGTTGGTCGGCGACTGGAACGCCGAGGACGATTCGTTGCACACCAGGCCGGGTGCCTGCGGGCGCGATTACCGGGTCAAGTCAGTGGTTCTGGTGGAAGTGACCTTCTGCGGTTTTCCCGAGTCGGTACCCGGCATCGTGATGACCAACATCACGGCCAAAGTGCCCAGCTAG
- a CDS encoding uroporphyrinogen decarboxylase/cobalamine-independent methonine synthase family protein — protein sequence MSVFATATGNGSWPGDSPRQAAEVVVGELADALAHLVELPARGVGADMIGRAGAVLIDVAIDTVPRGYRIAARPGAVMRRAASLLAEDIDALEEAWEKAGLRGSGRPVKVQAPGPVTLAAELELANGHRAITDHGAVRDLAASLAEGVATHRAEVSRRLDTPVVVQFDEPSLPAALAGQLTGVTALTPVDPIDEALAIASLDTCVAAAGADVLLHSCAWSLPWKTLHASGFHAVSIDARIAQHTAELDGIAEFIESGRSVMLGVVPATTPAQRPSVEETAAATVAITDRLAFARSQLRDRIGITPACGLAEATPEWARTAIALARRTAEAFAEDPDAI from the coding sequence ATGAGTGTTTTCGCGACGGCTACCGGCAACGGCTCGTGGCCGGGCGACTCACCGCGTCAAGCTGCCGAGGTCGTCGTCGGTGAACTGGCGGACGCGTTGGCCCACCTTGTCGAGCTGCCGGCCCGCGGAGTGGGTGCCGACATGATCGGGCGTGCGGGCGCGGTGCTGATCGACGTAGCCATCGACACGGTGCCGCGCGGTTACCGCATCGCCGCTCGGCCCGGCGCGGTGATGCGCAGGGCGGCCAGCCTGCTCGCCGAGGACATCGACGCACTGGAAGAGGCGTGGGAGAAGGCGGGACTGCGTGGCAGCGGCCGCCCGGTCAAAGTGCAGGCCCCCGGGCCGGTCACGCTGGCTGCGGAACTGGAGCTTGCCAATGGACACCGGGCGATCACCGACCACGGTGCCGTGCGCGATCTCGCCGCGTCCCTGGCCGAGGGCGTCGCTACACATCGCGCGGAGGTATCCCGCCGGCTCGACACCCCTGTCGTGGTGCAGTTCGACGAGCCGTCGCTACCGGCGGCGCTGGCCGGCCAGCTGACCGGCGTGACTGCGCTGACTCCGGTGGATCCGATCGATGAGGCACTGGCCATCGCATCGTTGGACACTTGTGTCGCCGCCGCCGGCGCTGACGTGCTGCTGCATAGTTGTGCGTGGTCATTGCCGTGGAAGACGTTGCATGCCAGCGGTTTTCATGCCGTGTCGATTGACGCCAGGATCGCACAGCACACCGCGGAACTCGACGGTATCGCGGAATTCATCGAATCGGGGCGCAGCGTGATGCTCGGCGTCGTGCCTGCCACCACACCGGCGCAGCGGCCGTCGGTAGAAGAAACCGCCGCCGCCACCGTCGCGATCACCGACCGGCTCGCTTTTGCCCGCTCGCAACTGCGTGACCGCATCGGCATCACCCCGGCATGTGGTCTGGCCGAAGCCACCCCGGAATGGGCCCGCACCGCCATCGCCCTGGCCAGGCGGACCGCCGAGGCGTTCGCCGAAGACCCCGACGCCATCTAG
- the ligA gene encoding NAD-dependent DNA ligase LigA, giving the protein MSSAEADSVAPEVRRQWQELADEVREHQFRYYVRDAPIISDAEFDKLFGQLVALEDRYPELRKPDSPTQLVGGAGFATDFMPAEHLERMLSLDNAFSEEELAAWAARIRAEVGDEAHYLCELKIDGVALSLVYRGGRLTRAATRGDGRTGEDVTLNARTIDDVPERLTASDDFPIPAVLEVRGEVFFRLADFEALNAALVADGKSPFANPRNSAAGSLRQKDPAVTARRKLRMICHGVGHTEGFRPATLHEAYLALAAWGLPVSEHTKRVDDLAGVQQQIGYWGEHRHDVDHEIDGIVVKVDEVALQRRLGSTSRAPRWAIAYKYPPEEAQTKLLDIRVNVGRTGRVTPFAFMTPVKVAGSTVGLATLHNASEVKRKGVLIGDTVVIRKAGDVIPEVLGPVVDLRDGSEREFVMPTTCPECGTTLAPAKEGDADIRCPNARSCPAQLRERVFHVASRGALDIEGLGYEAGVALLQAKVIADEGDLFSLTEDDLLRTELFRTKAGALSANGKRLLANLHEAKSRPLWRVLVALSIRHVGPTAARALATEFGSLDAIMSASTEQLAAVEGVGPTIAAAVTEWFTVDWHRAIVEKWRAAGVRMADERDTSVPRTLEGLTIVVTGSLTGFSRDDAKEAIVARGGKAAGSVSKKTDYVVAGDSPGSKHDKAVELGVPILDEDGFRKLLAKGPAGVSAAQ; this is encoded by the coding sequence GTGAGCTCGGCAGAGGCTGATTCGGTCGCACCGGAGGTTCGGCGGCAGTGGCAGGAACTGGCCGACGAAGTCCGCGAACACCAGTTCCGCTACTACGTGCGCGACGCGCCGATCATCTCCGATGCTGAGTTCGACAAACTGTTCGGCCAGCTCGTCGCGCTCGAAGACCGATACCCCGAGCTGCGCAAACCCGATTCGCCCACCCAGCTCGTCGGTGGTGCGGGTTTTGCCACCGACTTCATGCCGGCCGAACATCTCGAGCGGATGCTCAGCTTGGACAACGCGTTCAGCGAGGAGGAACTCGCCGCCTGGGCCGCCCGGATCCGCGCTGAAGTCGGCGACGAGGCGCACTACCTGTGCGAACTCAAGATCGACGGGGTGGCGCTGTCGCTGGTGTACCGCGGCGGCCGGCTCACTCGGGCGGCCACTCGCGGAGACGGCCGCACCGGTGAGGACGTCACGCTGAACGCCCGCACGATCGACGACGTGCCCGAGCGACTCACGGCCAGCGACGACTTCCCGATACCGGCGGTGCTCGAGGTGCGCGGCGAGGTGTTTTTCCGGCTGGCCGACTTCGAGGCGCTCAACGCCGCTTTGGTCGCCGACGGCAAATCGCCGTTCGCCAACCCGCGCAACAGCGCTGCGGGATCGCTTCGGCAAAAGGATCCGGCGGTGACCGCACGCCGCAAGTTGCGGATGATCTGTCACGGGGTAGGGCACACCGAAGGGTTCCGCCCGGCCACCTTGCACGAGGCGTACCTGGCGTTGGCTGCCTGGGGTCTGCCGGTTTCCGAGCACACCAAACGCGTCGATGATTTGGCCGGCGTGCAGCAGCAGATCGGGTACTGGGGTGAGCACCGCCACGACGTCGACCACGAAATCGACGGTATCGTCGTCAAAGTCGACGAGGTCGCCCTGCAGCGCAGGCTGGGTTCGACATCGCGGGCGCCGCGGTGGGCGATCGCCTACAAATATCCGCCCGAGGAGGCGCAGACCAAACTGCTGGACATCCGGGTCAATGTCGGTCGCACCGGGCGGGTTACGCCGTTCGCGTTCATGACACCGGTCAAGGTCGCCGGCTCCACCGTCGGGCTGGCCACCCTGCACAACGCTTCGGAAGTCAAACGCAAGGGCGTGCTGATCGGCGACACCGTGGTGATCCGCAAGGCCGGGGACGTGATCCCCGAGGTGCTGGGTCCCGTCGTCGACCTGCGCGACGGCTCGGAACGCGAATTCGTCATGCCCACAACGTGTCCCGAGTGCGGCACCACGCTGGCGCCGGCCAAGGAGGGCGACGCCGACATCCGTTGTCCCAATGCTCGATCGTGCCCGGCGCAGTTGCGGGAGCGCGTTTTTCACGTCGCCAGCCGCGGAGCACTGGACATCGAGGGGCTGGGATACGAGGCCGGTGTCGCGCTGCTGCAGGCGAAGGTCATCGCAGACGAGGGCGATCTGTTCAGCCTCACCGAAGACGACCTGTTGCGCACGGAGCTTTTCCGGACGAAAGCCGGTGCGCTCTCGGCCAACGGCAAGAGGCTGTTGGCCAACCTGCACGAGGCGAAATCCCGGCCGCTGTGGCGGGTGCTGGTGGCGCTGTCGATCCGCCACGTGGGGCCGACGGCGGCACGGGCGCTGGCTACCGAGTTCGGCAGCCTCGACGCGATCATGTCGGCGTCGACCGAGCAGTTGGCGGCGGTGGAGGGCGTCGGGCCCACAATCGCCGCCGCAGTCACCGAGTGGTTCACCGTCGACTGGCATCGCGCGATCGTCGAGAAGTGGCGGGCGGCGGGCGTGCGGATGGCCGACGAGCGCGACACCAGCGTGCCGCGCACGTTGGAGGGGCTGACCATCGTGGTTACCGGATCGCTGACCGGCTTCTCGCGCGACGACGCCAAGGAGGCCATCGTGGCCCGCGGCGGCAAGGCGGCCGGTTCGGTGTCGAAGAAAACCGACTACGTGGTCGCTGGTGATTCGCCCGGCTCGAAACACGACAAGGCCGTCGAGCTGGGTGTGCCGATTCTCGACGAGGACGGGTTCCGCAAGCTTCTGGCCAAGGGGCCGGCCGGTGTTTCAGCCGCGCAGTAG
- a CDS encoding ACT domain-containing protein, producing MPSYLLRVQLVDRPGSLGSLAVALGSVGADILSLDVVDRVSGYAIDDLVVELPPGAMPDTLITAAEALKGIRVDSLRPHTGLLEAHRELELLDHIAAAGDNDSRLKVLADEAPRVLRVGWCTVVCKTGTGLDVMVGSPGAPETKVESAPWLPIQRAEALDGADDWVPKAWRDMDTTLVAAPLGDPHTAVMLGRPGGPAFRPSEVARLGYLAGIVATMLR from the coding sequence GTGCCGTCGTATCTGCTGCGTGTCCAGTTGGTGGACCGACCGGGCAGCCTCGGTTCTCTGGCCGTGGCGCTCGGCTCGGTCGGAGCCGACATTTTGTCGCTCGACGTGGTGGACCGGGTATCCGGGTATGCGATCGACGACCTGGTGGTCGAGCTGCCGCCCGGGGCGATGCCCGACACCTTGATCACCGCGGCCGAAGCGCTCAAGGGCATTCGGGTCGACAGCCTGCGGCCGCATACCGGGCTACTGGAAGCTCACCGCGAGCTCGAGCTCCTCGACCACATCGCCGCGGCCGGCGACAACGATTCCCGGCTGAAGGTGCTGGCCGACGAAGCCCCGCGAGTGCTGCGGGTGGGCTGGTGCACGGTGGTGTGCAAGACCGGCACCGGGCTGGACGTGATGGTCGGCAGTCCGGGTGCACCCGAAACGAAGGTGGAGTCGGCGCCGTGGCTGCCGATCCAGCGCGCCGAGGCGCTGGACGGCGCTGACGACTGGGTGCCGAAGGCCTGGCGCGATATGGACACCACGTTGGTGGCGGCGCCCCTGGGCGACCCACACACCGCGGTGATGCTGGGCCGGCCCGGTGGACCGGCTTTCCGTCCGTCGGAGGTGGCGCGGCTGGGGTATCTGGCCGGCATCGTCGCGACGATGCTGCGCTGA
- the gatC gene encoding Asp-tRNA(Asn)/Glu-tRNA(Gln) amidotransferase subunit GatC encodes MSRISRQEVAHLARLARLALTDAELDSYASQLDAILTHVSVIQAVDVTGVEATDNPLKDVNVTRPDEITPCLTQQEALAQAPEAVEGRFAVPKILGEPQ; translated from the coding sequence ATCTCCCGCATCTCCCGTCAGGAGGTCGCGCACCTGGCTCGGCTGGCCCGCCTGGCGTTGACCGACGCGGAGTTGGACAGCTACGCCAGCCAACTCGACGCCATCTTGACCCACGTCAGCGTGATCCAGGCCGTCGACGTCACCGGCGTCGAAGCGACCGACAACCCACTCAAAGACGTCAACGTCACCCGGCCCGACGAGATCACCCCGTGCCTGACCCAGCAGGAAGCGCTTGCCCAGGCGCCAGAGGCGGTCGAAGGCCGGTTCGCTGTGCCGAAGATCCTCGGCGAGCCGCAATGA